In Prochlorococcus marinus str. MIT 1214, one DNA window encodes the following:
- a CDS encoding YihY/virulence factor BrkB family protein, producing MSLNWNKKARWFFSSLWRAYERWSKCDCVDLSAAFAYYTLQSFFPILLISLSVASWFLGKQQGIEQRIIELTAEVLPSEVIALVASTLEQLINQGFGAGILGAMFLMITAGNAYLTLQRGADRLWEDVLPVKSKPDPLKIQAFRFIRNRIEAFFVVLLVGILMVIDQISANIRMIPEAVLEDLAKTTPWIENAITKIPVLQVGQFVLPLIGFSTMALLLQGLLPSRRVPLKPLIPGALMIGTLLTILNLAVSRSILSLGSRFQAYGFIGGVLVLTLWVWMVGVIIYFGQCWSVVIASMRRNRYV from the coding sequence GTGAGCTTGAATTGGAATAAAAAAGCAAGATGGTTTTTTAGCAGTCTCTGGAGAGCTTATGAAAGATGGTCTAAGTGTGATTGCGTCGATTTAAGCGCAGCATTTGCTTACTACACCCTTCAGTCATTTTTCCCAATATTATTAATCTCTCTATCAGTTGCATCATGGTTTTTAGGAAAACAGCAAGGAATAGAGCAAAGAATAATTGAATTAACTGCTGAAGTTTTACCTTCTGAAGTAATAGCATTAGTCGCGTCAACTTTAGAACAATTAATTAATCAGGGATTTGGGGCAGGGATTCTTGGGGCAATGTTTTTAATGATCACTGCTGGCAATGCCTATCTAACATTACAAAGAGGAGCAGATCGATTATGGGAAGACGTATTACCAGTTAAATCAAAGCCTGATCCACTAAAAATCCAAGCGTTTCGATTTATCAGAAATCGTATTGAAGCTTTTTTTGTAGTTCTTTTAGTTGGGATTTTGATGGTTATCGATCAAATCAGTGCAAATATTCGTATGATTCCCGAGGCGGTTTTGGAAGACTTAGCCAAAACAACCCCTTGGATTGAAAATGCAATCACAAAAATACCTGTACTTCAAGTAGGTCAATTTGTACTTCCTTTAATAGGTTTTTCAACTATGGCTCTCCTTTTACAAGGTTTACTCCCAAGTAGAAGAGTACCCTTAAAACCACTAATACCTGGGGCTTTGATGATTGGAACTTTGCTAACTATTTTAAATTTGGCAGTTAGTAGAAGTATTCTTTCCTTGGGATCAAGATTTCAAGCTTATGGATTCATTGGTGGAGTCCTAGTATTGACTCTTTGGGTTTGGATGGTAGGAGTGATTATTTATTTTGGTCAATGTTGGAGCGTTGTCATTGCAAGCATGCGTCGAAATCGATACGTTTAA
- a CDS encoding inositol monophosphatase family protein has protein sequence MNQNPISKSLSKAQLISIHHLVDKVGGRQLQDFGQINSDIKPDGTLITECDRWSDKTIVQGLAKIAPGEGVLSEEGKKSIPSSSEYWVVDPLDGTTNFAAGIPYWAISIARFTNGEPETAFLDIPALRKRIFAIRGKGVWLNDKPLKPQSRFKKNSDCISLCSRSIKVLQMKPEQSFPGKIRLLGVSSLNMTSVAIGQTIAALEATPKIWDISAAWLILEELNCLINWLETNPKDILSGTDLTSVNFPLLAASSENELNNMLPWANALIQDS, from the coding sequence ATGAACCAAAACCCAATATCTAAAAGTCTGAGCAAAGCTCAACTAATTTCAATTCATCATCTAGTTGATAAGGTGGGAGGACGCCAACTTCAAGATTTTGGTCAAATCAATTCTGATATAAAACCTGATGGCACACTTATTACTGAATGTGATAGGTGGAGTGATAAAACGATTGTTCAGGGTTTAGCAAAAATTGCTCCCGGAGAAGGGGTCCTTAGTGAAGAGGGTAAGAAGTCAATTCCTAGCTCTAGTGAATATTGGGTGGTTGACCCACTCGATGGGACAACTAACTTTGCAGCAGGAATTCCATACTGGGCAATATCAATAGCACGTTTCACTAATGGAGAACCTGAAACAGCCTTCCTTGACATACCAGCACTGAGAAAAAGAATTTTTGCCATAAGAGGAAAAGGAGTTTGGCTAAACGACAAGCCACTTAAGCCTCAATCTCGTTTCAAAAAAAATAGCGACTGCATTTCTCTTTGTAGCCGCTCAATTAAAGTTTTACAAATGAAACCAGAGCAGTCTTTCCCAGGGAAAATAAGACTACTTGGTGTCTCTAGTTTAAATATGACTAGTGTTGCCATAGGTCAAACGATTGCTGCTTTAGAGGCAACACCAAAAATTTGGGATATTTCAGCTGCATGGTTAATACTTGAGGAACTTAATTGTCTGATCAACTGGTTGGAGACGAATCCAAAAGATATTCTCTCTGGCACAGATCTTACTTCTGTGAATTTTCCATTACTAGCAGCATCCTCTGAAAATGAATTGAACAACATGCTGCCATGGGCGAACGCCTTAATTCAAGATAGTTAA
- a CDS encoding TolC family protein, whose protein sequence is MRRVKRKFLIVAGLFISGLNPLWATSSQKITSNIKLKGDSNKSETQKQQGVLYELNSPEDLLLPSRSREVLVKTYQKVNLDQLENILINNNRTIKIYLERIDQAKSILKSSLSSWYPTLNLTANGIPQYLKSNNYNESSLIQDTSSKQWSSSISAQIKWDVINPARVPEIASARDSFEKSKYSYSKILRDLKLEAKKRYFNLQKANEEIEVAKKSIESSNLGLKDAEIRFESGIGTKLEVLEAKTQLARDQQLLNIKLGDQKIGQRSLAEILNFPEDVTPLIGSKTQVIGLWDLSLEDSIIAAYNSREELESILLDISINNSNANAALAASQPKLSIVNTSTSTFAKGEINQISPNTSNQSSSFSNTIGLNATWFVFDGGNARSLYNYNKSKAEEAKLIFATRRAQIRREVEEVFFKLESAKLNISASYTEVLSARESLRLAKLRYKSGITTQREVVNNQRDLTDSEVRYIISVTSYNTLLADLSRQTGLDNIKPCDIKVNQKNQSDIGNKSNLYESNLIPLCQP, encoded by the coding sequence ATGAGGAGAGTTAAAAGAAAGTTCCTAATTGTTGCAGGTTTATTTATTTCTGGGCTAAATCCTTTATGGGCTACCAGTTCGCAAAAAATAACTTCCAATATAAAGTTAAAAGGAGATTCAAATAAAAGCGAAACTCAAAAACAACAAGGAGTCTTATATGAATTAAATTCACCTGAGGATCTTTTATTACCCTCCAGATCGCGAGAAGTTTTAGTAAAAACTTATCAAAAGGTTAATCTAGATCAGTTAGAAAACATACTTATAAATAACAATCGAACTATCAAAATCTATTTAGAAAGAATAGATCAAGCTAAATCAATTTTAAAAAGTTCATTATCCTCCTGGTACCCAACATTAAACCTAACAGCCAACGGAATTCCTCAATATCTTAAATCTAATAATTATAACGAATCAAGTTTAATACAAGACACTTCAAGTAAACAATGGAGCTCCTCAATATCTGCTCAAATTAAATGGGATGTAATTAATCCTGCGAGAGTCCCAGAGATAGCTTCAGCTAGAGATAGTTTTGAAAAATCAAAGTATTCTTATTCAAAAATACTAAGAGATTTAAAATTAGAGGCAAAAAAACGTTACTTCAATTTGCAAAAAGCAAATGAGGAAATAGAAGTAGCAAAAAAATCAATAGAATCCTCTAACCTTGGATTAAAAGACGCAGAAATCAGATTTGAATCAGGCATTGGTACAAAATTAGAGGTTCTAGAAGCAAAAACACAACTAGCTAGAGATCAACAGTTATTAAATATCAAATTAGGAGATCAAAAAATTGGTCAAAGATCTCTTGCTGAAATACTTAATTTTCCAGAAGATGTAACACCTTTAATTGGCTCAAAAACTCAAGTAATAGGCCTATGGGATTTATCATTAGAAGATAGTATTATTGCTGCTTATAATTCAAGAGAAGAGCTTGAAAGCATTCTACTAGATATATCAATTAATAATAGTAATGCCAATGCTGCACTAGCTGCTAGCCAACCAAAATTAAGCATAGTAAATACATCAACCTCTACATTTGCAAAGGGTGAAATAAATCAAATCTCTCCAAACACTAGCAATCAATCGTCAAGTTTTTCTAACACCATTGGGCTCAATGCAACATGGTTTGTTTTTGATGGAGGCAATGCAAGATCTTTATATAATTACAACAAAAGCAAAGCAGAAGAAGCAAAACTTATTTTTGCCACAAGAAGAGCTCAAATCAGAAGAGAAGTTGAAGAAGTATTCTTTAAACTAGAATCGGCCAAACTAAATATTTCTGCTTCATATACGGAAGTTTTATCTGCAAGAGAGTCTCTAAGGCTTGCCAAGCTTAGATATAAATCAGGAATTACTACACAACGAGAAGTTGTAAACAACCAAAGAGATTTAACTGATTCCGAGGTTCGTTATATTATTTCGGTCACGAGCTATAACACTTTATTAGCTGATTTAAGTAGGCAAACAGGTTTAGACAATATCAAACCTTGTGATATCAAAGTCAATCAAAAAAATCAAAGCGACATAGGCAACAAATCAAATCTCTATGAATCGAATTTAATTCCATTATGTCAGCCATAG
- a CDS encoding TIGR03279 family radical SAM protein has protein sequence MSTLKITKNKIKPAVVASIEKGSIGEELGFEVGDQLLSINGVKPRDLIDYKFLIAEENIQLIILDEKGKKHTVDIEKDCDDELGLAFTEALFDELKQCNNQCPFCFIDQQPSGKRKSLYLKDDDYRLSFLYGSYLTLTNLSEQDWLRIDQQRLSPLFVSVHATEPSLRSKLLRNPKAIDLLNQLAWFSEKRIQIHAQIVVCPQINDGKALDKTIHDLYRFAQGNFPVVLSVAIVPVGLTRFRPSNDGLIPVDSFCATQIINQVESMQKMFYKSMGSRFAWLSDEWYLIAQKPLPSLNSYEDLPQKENGVGSIRSFLRAMDEATRNLPIKIDQNKTCSWVVGKLVENELQKPCNRLNKINNFILHLYGLPSPYWGQEQIVTGLLTGQDLLKGLQGKELGDELLLPSVMLRQGEKIFLDDMTLEELSSSLNVSVRIVYDAQDIVNKALGKA, from the coding sequence ATGAGCACATTAAAAATAACTAAAAACAAAATCAAACCTGCGGTTGTTGCTTCAATCGAAAAAGGTTCTATAGGCGAGGAGCTTGGATTTGAAGTTGGAGATCAATTACTTAGCATTAATGGTGTAAAACCAAGAGATCTTATTGATTACAAATTTCTTATTGCTGAAGAAAATATTCAACTAATTATTTTAGATGAAAAAGGTAAAAAACACACAGTTGACATCGAAAAAGATTGTGATGATGAGTTAGGACTTGCTTTTACTGAAGCTTTATTTGATGAATTAAAACAATGCAATAATCAATGTCCATTTTGTTTTATTGACCAACAGCCTTCAGGAAAAAGAAAAAGCTTATATCTCAAAGATGACGACTATAGGCTAAGTTTTTTATATGGTTCTTACTTAACACTTACTAATCTTTCCGAACAAGACTGGCTGAGAATCGATCAACAAAGACTCAGTCCTTTATTTGTATCAGTGCATGCAACAGAACCCTCTTTAAGGTCCAAATTGCTAAGGAATCCTAAAGCTATTGACCTTTTAAATCAATTAGCTTGGTTCTCAGAAAAAAGAATACAAATTCATGCACAAATTGTTGTTTGCCCTCAAATAAATGATGGAAAAGCTTTAGACAAAACCATTCACGATCTATATAGATTTGCACAAGGAAATTTTCCTGTGGTCCTTTCAGTAGCAATAGTTCCAGTTGGATTAACAAGGTTTCGTCCAAGCAATGATGGGCTAATACCCGTGGATTCTTTTTGTGCGACACAAATCATCAATCAAGTTGAGTCAATGCAGAAAATGTTTTATAAATCAATGGGTTCCCGTTTTGCCTGGTTATCTGACGAATGGTATTTAATAGCTCAGAAACCTTTACCCTCACTAAATTCTTATGAAGATTTACCTCAAAAAGAAAATGGGGTAGGAAGTATTCGCAGTTTTCTTAGAGCAATGGATGAAGCTACCAGAAATCTGCCTATCAAAATTGATCAAAACAAAACCTGCAGCTGGGTTGTTGGCAAACTTGTTGAAAATGAATTACAGAAGCCTTGCAACCGACTAAATAAAATAAATAATTTCATACTGCATCTATATGGGCTTCCAAGTCCTTATTGGGGTCAAGAGCAAATAGTGACAGGCCTACTCACAGGCCAAGACCTATTAAAAGGATTGCAAGGAAAAGAATTAGGGGATGAGTTGCTTCTACCATCCGTCATGCTTAGGCAAGGTGAAAAAATCTTTCTTGATGACATGACTCTTGAAGAGCTCTCTTCGTCACTTAATGTGTCTGTAAGAATTGTCTATGATGCACAAGACATCGTGAACAAAGCACTTGGTAAAGCATAA
- a CDS encoding DUF3120 domain-containing protein, with the protein MVVLPVFVQAPWVHVFPFSAFLFGFIIFFLGFYLLKFCGDRWSSIGSLLVGVSWSWLGGCLFWGWLRAHPVWHLPVESIALPIAVSLLNSRWKIGASFYLASLLGTAFTDVMIVLTGVMKAWPQVVDAPFSEASKMLSLTAEQLLEPFSLFAIFIAALLILLIANWMNQKSKSESLSSDAWLVSSSALTTTLWVDGLFFATTLIQPQLSGLI; encoded by the coding sequence ATGGTTGTCCTGCCGGTTTTTGTTCAGGCTCCATGGGTTCATGTGTTCCCTTTTTCAGCTTTTTTATTTGGATTCATCATATTTTTTCTTGGATTTTATTTACTAAAATTTTGTGGTGATAGATGGTCCTCTATTGGTTCGTTATTGGTTGGTGTGAGTTGGAGCTGGTTAGGAGGATGTCTTTTTTGGGGATGGTTAAGAGCTCATCCTGTGTGGCATTTGCCTGTTGAGTCAATAGCTTTGCCAATAGCAGTAAGCCTTTTAAATTCTCGATGGAAAATTGGAGCCAGTTTCTATTTGGCATCTCTTTTAGGAACTGCTTTTACTGACGTAATGATTGTCTTGACAGGTGTCATGAAAGCGTGGCCCCAAGTTGTAGATGCGCCTTTTTCAGAAGCCTCAAAAATGTTGAGTTTAACTGCGGAACAATTATTGGAACCTTTTTCATTATTTGCCATTTTCATCGCGGCACTTTTAATCCTTTTGATAGCAAATTGGATGAATCAAAAATCAAAAAGTGAATCTTTATCTTCTGATGCTTGGCTTGTATCCAGTTCAGCTTTGACAACAACCTTATGGGTTGATGGTTTATTTTTTGCGACTACATTGATTCAGCCTCAACTCAGTGGATTAATCTGA
- the nadB gene encoding L-aspartate oxidase: MDLNTGFNKNDIYSTNWDVIVIGAGAAGLMSSLELPANLKTLLLNRNTSKRSSSRWAQGGMAAVTRIEDSEDIHALDTIKAGAGLCDSEAVHMFVQSAPRLVDRLLKLGMEFDRKSGKLSTTLEAAHTHRRVLHVKDRTGKALVDVLNEQVDQRDNVLHQRGIRVTQIWVERGRCLGVQVLDGPALRWIKAKAVVLATGGGGDLFANTTNPTQAAGEGIALAWRAGAFIEDLEFFQFHPTALKLDDAPSFLISEALRGEGALLVDSLGKSPVDQLEGKDLASRDQVSRALFKAMQKQKVDHIGLDVKSIAVEDVEARFPSIFQRCRELGLEPLKEVIPVAPSAHYWMGGVATNLKAQTNIKGLFAIGEVACTGLHGANRLASNSLMECLVFANQMQNIELNDFKTCDISGNNFSFHKSNLRFSKDQGTKYLSKEIEKLRQLCWREAGVDRSRKGMSAALAKVKRDYQNLLDEPLLNLVFSQSKYAINEFDEIARRDLNLLLDLSNRQMSSLLMLEACLFREESRGGHFRDDFPTSVPFWRCHTRQKKGMNIHTRPIMDKAEFPKNL; this comes from the coding sequence ATGGATTTAAATACTGGATTTAATAAAAATGACATTTACTCAACTAATTGGGATGTAATTGTTATTGGAGCAGGAGCTGCGGGCTTAATGTCCTCTCTTGAATTGCCAGCAAATCTTAAAACTTTACTGTTAAATCGTAATACTAGTAAGCGTTCCTCAAGTAGATGGGCACAAGGAGGAATGGCTGCTGTGACGAGAATCGAAGATAGCGAGGATATTCATGCTCTGGATACCATTAAGGCTGGGGCCGGACTTTGTGATTCTGAAGCGGTACATATGTTTGTTCAAAGTGCGCCGAGATTAGTAGATAGACTTTTGAAACTAGGCATGGAATTTGATAGAAAGTCTGGAAAGTTATCTACAACTCTTGAGGCTGCTCACACTCATAGACGAGTACTTCATGTAAAAGATAGAACTGGAAAGGCATTGGTAGATGTTCTTAATGAGCAAGTTGATCAAAGAGATAATGTTCTGCATCAAAGAGGAATAAGAGTGACTCAAATTTGGGTCGAAAGAGGAAGATGTTTAGGGGTACAAGTTTTAGATGGACCAGCTTTGCGCTGGATAAAAGCAAAGGCAGTAGTTTTAGCTACCGGAGGCGGTGGAGATTTGTTTGCTAATACCACAAATCCAACTCAAGCTGCTGGGGAGGGAATTGCCTTGGCGTGGAGAGCTGGGGCTTTCATAGAAGATCTCGAATTCTTTCAGTTTCACCCAACTGCTCTGAAATTGGATGATGCGCCTTCGTTTTTGATTTCTGAAGCTTTGAGAGGGGAGGGCGCACTTTTAGTGGATTCTTTAGGAAAGAGCCCCGTAGATCAACTGGAAGGGAAAGATCTTGCATCAAGAGATCAGGTCAGTAGGGCATTGTTTAAAGCAATGCAAAAGCAAAAAGTTGATCACATTGGTCTGGATGTTAAATCCATTGCTGTTGAGGATGTAGAGGCTCGATTTCCCTCGATTTTTCAAAGGTGCAGAGAGCTTGGCTTAGAACCTTTAAAAGAAGTAATCCCCGTAGCCCCATCTGCCCATTATTGGATGGGCGGTGTCGCTACCAACTTGAAGGCACAGACAAATATCAAAGGACTTTTTGCAATAGGTGAGGTTGCATGTACTGGTCTGCATGGTGCAAATAGGCTTGCAAGCAATTCATTAATGGAATGTTTGGTTTTTGCAAATCAAATGCAAAATATTGAATTAAATGATTTCAAAACTTGTGATATATCAGGAAACAATTTCAGTTTTCACAAATCTAATCTTCGCTTTTCTAAGGATCAAGGAACTAAGTATTTATCAAAAGAAATTGAAAAACTTAGACAATTATGCTGGCGCGAGGCTGGAGTTGATCGATCACGAAAAGGAATGAGTGCTGCTCTTGCAAAAGTTAAACGAGATTATCAAAATCTTTTAGACGAGCCCTTATTGAATTTGGTTTTTTCTCAGTCAAAATATGCAATTAACGAATTTGATGAAATTGCCAGGAGAGACCTAAATTTGCTGCTTGATTTAAGTAATCGACAAATGTCAAGTTTACTTATGTTGGAGGCTTGTTTGTTTCGTGAAGAGAGTAGAGGTGGGCACTTTAGAGATGACTTTCCTACTTCCGTTCCTTTTTGGCGATGTCATACTCGTCAAAAAAAAGGAATGAATATTCATACAAGACCCATTATGGATAAAGCTGAGTTTCCTAAAAATCTTTAG
- a CDS encoding vitamin K epoxide reductase family protein → MGSSRLKSRRRQDLGSKWARVVIAVLSTVGVIDTGSITLNKWGFIGNLNCPGGLGGCDKVLNSPWGTFFQTNNFSIPLSLIGLISYLLILLMAIFPLIPILKNQKNNISKVAWWGSFYISTSTFIFSLILLSVMIFKIKAFCFFCLLSFLISLSVLLLNIFGGGWEDYGKLFFRGFLMSVAVLLAGLLWSSSVDPAIKEVSNNIPGMPPAVIAISSPEKIKLAEHLTKEGAVMYNAYWCPHCHDQKEMFGKEAAEKLNLVECAKDGFNNKRELCEAKGITGFPSWEINGSIDSGVKSLEELAELTNYKYSKDF, encoded by the coding sequence ATGGGATCTTCAAGACTAAAGAGTCGACGTCGACAAGATCTAGGTTCCAAATGGGCGAGGGTTGTAATAGCTGTATTATCAACAGTTGGCGTTATTGATACAGGATCCATAACACTAAATAAATGGGGTTTCATAGGAAATTTAAACTGTCCAGGTGGATTAGGAGGCTGCGATAAAGTTTTAAATAGCCCTTGGGGGACTTTCTTTCAAACAAATAATTTCTCTATTCCATTATCATTAATAGGTTTAATTAGTTATTTATTAATATTATTAATGGCAATATTCCCATTAATACCCATTCTCAAAAACCAAAAAAATAATATCTCAAAAGTTGCATGGTGGGGATCTTTTTATATATCTACATCTACTTTTATTTTCAGCTTAATTTTACTATCAGTAATGATATTTAAAATTAAAGCTTTCTGTTTTTTCTGTCTTCTTTCTTTTCTGATATCACTTTCAGTTCTATTATTAAATATATTTGGAGGCGGTTGGGAAGATTATGGTAAATTATTTTTTAGAGGTTTTCTTATGTCAGTAGCAGTTCTTCTAGCAGGACTATTATGGTCATCATCAGTCGATCCTGCTATTAAGGAAGTTTCAAATAATATTCCAGGCATGCCACCTGCGGTAATAGCGATAAGTTCTCCTGAAAAAATAAAACTCGCTGAACATTTAACAAAAGAAGGAGCCGTTATGTATAACGCCTATTGGTGCCCACATTGTCATGATCAAAAAGAAATGTTCGGGAAAGAAGCTGCAGAAAAATTAAATTTAGTTGAATGTGCAAAAGATGGATTTAACAACAAAAGAGAACTTTGCGAAGCTAAAGGTATAACAGGTTTCCCTTCTTGGGAAATTAATGGTTCAATTGATTCAGGAGTGAAAAGTCTTGAAGAATTAGCTGAACTTACCAATTACAAATACTCTAAAGATTTTTAG
- the petL gene encoding cytochrome b6-f complex subunit PetL, producing MGILFYLVFVGAGLSAAFVIQKALKAIKLI from the coding sequence ATGGGAATTCTTTTTTACTTAGTTTTTGTTGGAGCAGGTCTTTCTGCAGCATTCGTGATTCAAAAAGCCCTGAAAGCTATTAAATTAATCTGA
- a CDS encoding DUF4346 domain-containing protein — MNNLDLQEDLINSITLLDAKLSKRQIELDPKGYFLIKIEPKTNELILEHYLNDIDQKGRAIDPESGEPIGCKTKSTNQPNNIYRGKSAKQVGIQISEGHGPFPISHLDHAIYIGRELQRAEQCLITGKQYIQD, encoded by the coding sequence ATGAACAATCTAGATCTTCAAGAAGACTTAATTAACTCAATAACGCTTTTAGACGCTAAATTATCCAAGCGGCAAATAGAACTTGACCCAAAAGGTTATTTCTTAATAAAAATTGAACCCAAAACGAATGAGTTAATACTTGAACATTATTTAAATGATATTGATCAAAAAGGTCGAGCTATTGATCCAGAGTCCGGAGAACCAATTGGTTGTAAAACAAAAAGTACAAATCAACCAAACAATATTTATAGAGGGAAGAGTGCCAAGCAAGTAGGTATTCAAATCTCCGAGGGTCATGGTCCATTCCCCATAAGTCATTTAGATCATGCGATTTACATTGGTCGTGAATTACAGAGAGCGGAGCAATGCCTGATCACTGGTAAACAATATATTCAAGATTAA
- a CDS encoding GNAT family N-acetyltransferase, producing the protein MNNIKIKWHPTIEEIPKIIWNNFLKENSTPFYKWDWLNALERSKSVSTKYGWQPLFLSAWSENDLIACAPLYLKSHSYGEFIFDNPFVQLAQDMGLQYYPKLIGMSPLSPTEGYRFLFAEGVNNLDLTKILISEIDSFAKQNGILSCNFLYVDPKWMKIAESLNCAKWINQQSLLKLNEENSFSDFLKKFNSNQRRNIKRERESIKKCGVKVEPLSGSQINVMNLKKMHYFYELHCSRWGVWGSKYLTESFFTELTSTELKENIILFDAKEEAIDKTIGMSLCVKNENMLWGRYWGAVKNINNLHFEACYYSPIEWAIENKIKYFDPGAGGSHKKRRGFIAKPNASLHRWYNRPMDSLIREWLPRANKLMLDQINATNNEVPFKFEEPKLSNT; encoded by the coding sequence ATGAACAATATAAAAATCAAATGGCATCCAACAATCGAAGAAATTCCTAAAATTATTTGGAATAATTTTTTAAAAGAAAATTCAACGCCTTTTTATAAATGGGATTGGTTAAATGCATTAGAAAGATCAAAAAGTGTTAGCACTAAATATGGATGGCAACCATTATTTCTCTCTGCGTGGAGTGAAAATGATTTAATTGCATGTGCACCTCTTTATCTTAAATCTCATAGTTATGGAGAATTTATCTTTGATAATCCCTTTGTTCAACTAGCTCAAGACATGGGACTGCAATATTATCCAAAGCTAATAGGAATGAGTCCGTTAAGTCCAACAGAAGGTTATCGCTTTCTTTTTGCAGAAGGAGTTAATAATCTAGATCTAACAAAAATATTAATCTCTGAAATTGATAGTTTTGCCAAACAAAATGGAATTCTCAGTTGTAATTTTTTATATGTAGATCCTAAATGGATGAAAATAGCAGAATCTCTAAATTGTGCTAAGTGGATCAACCAACAAAGTTTATTGAAATTGAATGAAGAAAACAGTTTTTCTGATTTTTTAAAAAAATTTAATTCAAATCAACGTAGAAATATTAAGAGAGAAAGAGAAAGCATAAAAAAATGTGGAGTAAAAGTTGAACCTCTTAGTGGGTCTCAAATAAATGTAATGAATTTAAAAAAAATGCATTATTTTTATGAGCTTCATTGTTCAAGATGGGGAGTATGGGGAAGTAAATACCTCACTGAATCATTTTTTACTGAACTTACATCAACAGAACTTAAAGAAAATATTATTTTATTTGATGCAAAAGAAGAAGCAATTGATAAAACAATTGGAATGTCATTATGCGTAAAAAACGAAAATATGCTTTGGGGACGATATTGGGGTGCAGTAAAAAATATCAATAATTTACATTTTGAAGCTTGTTATTACTCCCCAATCGAGTGGGCAATAGAAAATAAAATAAAATATTTTGATCCTGGAGCGGGCGGGAGTCACAAAAAACGAAGAGGTTTTATTGCTAAACCCAACGCAAGTCTTCATAGATGGTACAACCGACCTATGGACTCATTAATAAGAGAATGGCTACCAAGAGCAAATAAGTTAATGCTTGACCAAATAAACGCTACAAATAATGAAGTACCTTTTAAGTTTGAAGAGCCAAAACTATCAAATACATAG
- a CDS encoding RibD family protein — MKTKWVKLVLASSIDGRIAYPEGGETQLGQSGDRLVLEESLAWSDGILMGGQTLRDHQSICVIKNKSLLKQRISEGKNEQPIALIASNQIIFPENWLFFKQPLQKWLIQAQDKKNEIMLPDGFDKKINFKLTWRDSLDDLYQKGIAKIVLLGGANLISAFLLEDLIDELQITITPHLIGGDYCWVSSKLSSLNTIMNKKNNWILKESKKLGNNELLIRYFRNNLS, encoded by the coding sequence TTGAAAACAAAATGGGTTAAATTAGTTTTAGCTTCTAGTATTGATGGACGTATCGCATACCCAGAAGGAGGGGAAACTCAATTAGGTCAGTCTGGTGATCGTTTAGTTTTAGAAGAATCACTTGCTTGGTCTGATGGGATTTTAATGGGAGGGCAAACGCTAAGAGACCACCAATCAATTTGTGTCATAAAAAATAAAAGCTTATTAAAGCAAAGAATTTCAGAAGGAAAGAACGAGCAACCAATTGCTCTAATAGCGAGCAATCAAATAATTTTTCCAGAAAATTGGCTTTTTTTTAAACAACCTCTTCAAAAATGGTTGATACAAGCACAAGATAAGAAAAATGAGATAATGCTTCCTGACGGATTCGATAAAAAAATAAATTTCAAACTCACTTGGCGTGATTCTCTTGATGATTTGTATCAAAAAGGAATTGCGAAAATTGTATTACTTGGAGGCGCAAATCTTATTTCAGCTTTTCTTTTAGAGGATCTAATAGATGAATTACAAATCACCATTACACCTCATCTTATAGGAGGAGATTACTGCTGGGTTTCATCTAAATTAAGCAGCTTAAATACAATCATGAATAAAAAAAATAACTGGATTCTAAAAGAAAGTAAAAAACTCGGTAATAATGAATTACTTATCAGATATTTTAGAAATAATTTATCCTAA